The Kluyvera intermedia genome window below encodes:
- a CDS encoding LacI family DNA-binding transcriptional regulator, with product MTKTVRIRDIAAACGVSPGAVSRALKGQPGLREETRLRIIAVAEQQGYDFSRLRSDKIKRVLFLLHRQHNISRAMPFYSPLFLSLESACREQGIALSFLSIGPGDAVADRVMLHQPDALICAGFFEPELLALLEQLKLPLVLVDLWAPNLPCINPDNMQGGYLATRHLLEQGRKRIAFLASTLSHYSIHQREKGYRKALYEAQLLMPPEYEAIAPPQLDTERSLRQAIDELLALPEPPDAIFAYNDATALLVLQACAQRDLRVPEDIAVVGFDDIETAAWAQPALTTLAVDKDRLGQQALEILLDNKTDTNLLLPVHLMIRASSGA from the coding sequence ATGACAAAGACAGTCAGAATAAGAGATATCGCCGCAGCCTGCGGCGTTTCCCCTGGCGCGGTGTCCCGTGCGCTTAAAGGCCAGCCCGGCCTCCGGGAAGAGACGCGTTTACGCATCATTGCCGTTGCAGAACAGCAGGGATACGATTTCTCTCGTTTACGCAGCGATAAAATCAAGCGAGTACTGTTTTTACTCCATCGTCAGCATAATATCAGCCGCGCAATGCCTTTCTATTCGCCGTTGTTTCTAAGCCTTGAGTCCGCTTGTCGAGAACAGGGCATCGCACTGAGCTTTCTGTCCATCGGCCCAGGTGATGCCGTGGCCGATCGCGTCATGCTGCATCAACCCGATGCGCTGATCTGCGCAGGATTTTTCGAACCCGAACTGCTGGCGCTGCTTGAACAGCTTAAACTCCCGCTGGTGCTGGTCGATCTCTGGGCACCGAATTTACCCTGTATCAACCCAGACAATATGCAGGGCGGCTATCTGGCAACCCGTCATTTGCTCGAACAAGGGCGCAAGCGCATTGCCTTCCTCGCCAGTACCCTCTCCCACTACAGCATCCATCAGCGCGAGAAAGGCTATCGCAAGGCACTCTATGAGGCTCAACTCCTCATGCCGCCTGAGTATGAAGCCATTGCCCCACCGCAATTAGATACGGAACGATCGCTGCGGCAAGCGATTGATGAATTGCTTGCACTGCCTGAACCTCCAGACGCTATTTTTGCCTACAACGATGCTACCGCGCTCCTGGTGCTACAGGCTTGCGCTCAACGTGATCTACGGGTGCCTGAAGATATTGCGGTGGTGGGGTTTGATGATATTGAAACAGCGGCCTGGGCTCAGCCCGCGTTAACCACTCTGGCAGTCGATAAAGACCGATTAGGCCAGCAAGCGCTGGAAATTCTGCTGGATAATAAAACGGATACCAACCTCTTATTGCCTGTTCATCTGATGATCCGCGCCAGTTCTGGGGCCTAA
- a CDS encoding ROK family protein, translating to MQLGIDIGGTKIEAVVLNENGDTVYRQRYATPKESYQRFFQAVITAITDAREATQSPLTIGLGIPGAADADGLIKNSNILVLNQQPFIQQLEEQLVMPVAVTNDANCFTLSEAMDGAGKGYGVVFGVILGTGCGGGLCVDQRPITGPNACAGEWGHNFLPHYQAERDGAPTACYCGQINCIESFISGSGLERQYFQKFGQHVRVPGIIDMLNKGNPQAAQLWDLYQDQLARALAGIINMLDPDAIVLGGGVSNIKQLYPGLQSRIARYVFGKRCCTPIIQAQHGDSSGVRGAAWLGAQR from the coding sequence ATGCAACTAGGGATAGATATTGGCGGCACAAAAATCGAAGCCGTAGTGTTAAACGAAAATGGGGATACCGTTTATCGCCAGCGTTATGCCACGCCCAAAGAGAGCTACCAGCGTTTTTTTCAAGCCGTCATCACTGCCATCACCGACGCACGTGAGGCAACGCAGAGCCCCCTCACCATCGGGCTTGGGATCCCGGGAGCTGCCGATGCTGACGGCCTGATTAAGAACTCCAATATTCTGGTACTCAATCAACAACCCTTCATCCAGCAGCTCGAAGAACAATTGGTAATGCCAGTCGCGGTCACGAATGATGCCAACTGCTTTACCCTTTCAGAAGCTATGGACGGCGCAGGGAAAGGTTATGGCGTGGTATTTGGCGTTATACTCGGCACCGGTTGCGGTGGTGGTCTTTGCGTGGATCAGCGACCTATTACCGGGCCTAATGCCTGCGCCGGGGAGTGGGGGCATAATTTTCTGCCGCATTATCAAGCCGAGAGGGACGGCGCCCCCACCGCATGTTATTGCGGACAGATAAACTGCATTGAAAGCTTCATCTCCGGCAGTGGCCTGGAACGGCAATATTTTCAGAAGTTCGGGCAACATGTTAGGGTGCCTGGAATAATTGATATGCTGAATAAAGGTAATCCACAGGCAGCACAACTCTGGGATCTGTATCAGGATCAGCTAGCACGCGCACTGGCCGGGATCATCAATATGCTCGATCCTGACGCTATTGTATTAGGCGGTGGCGTATCGAATATTAAGCAGCTGTATCCCGGCCTGCAGTCGCGTATTGCGCGGTATGTTTTTGGCAAGCGGTGCTGTACACCGATTATTCAAGCACAGCACGGTGACAGCAGCGGCGTTCGTGGTGCCGCCTGGCTTGGCGCACAACGCTAA
- a CDS encoding Ail/Lom family outer membrane beta-barrel protein translates to MRRISLAVLIMGSLSSGVAFADNQSVSIGYAQSDVQDFKNIRGVNLQYRYEFDSPFSVVGSFTYMSGSEDRNYYVDSDAVNTNIDVKYYSLMVGPAYRINDYVSLYALGGAARTKADADVKWLNAGTNDIMRDSESYKSTSFAYGAGIIINPVENMTVNVGYEGTTADLDDKYSVNGFNVGIGYRF, encoded by the coding sequence ATGAGAAGAATATCTCTGGCAGTTTTGATTATGGGTAGTTTATCAAGTGGAGTCGCTTTCGCAGACAACCAGAGCGTTTCTATTGGTTATGCACAAAGTGACGTCCAGGATTTTAAAAATATTCGCGGTGTTAATCTGCAGTATCGCTATGAATTTGACTCACCTTTTAGCGTTGTCGGCTCATTTACCTATATGAGTGGCAGCGAAGACCGTAATTATTATGTTGATTCTGATGCGGTCAATACCAATATTGATGTGAAGTACTACTCATTAATGGTGGGCCCGGCTTATCGTATCAACGACTATGTTTCCCTGTATGCGCTTGGTGGCGCGGCACGAACCAAAGCCGATGCGGATGTGAAATGGTTAAACGCAGGCACCAATGACATCATGCGCGATAGCGAATCCTACAAATCGACCTCTTTTGCCTATGGCGCTGGCATCATTATCAACCCGGTTGAAAACATGACCGTCAACGTGGGCTACGAGGGAACGACAGCAGACCTCGACGATAAATACAGCGTTAATGGTTTTAACGTTGGCATCGGCTACCGTTTCTGA
- the fumA gene encoding class I fumarate hydratase FumA: protein MSNKPFFYQNPFPLAHDDTEYYLLSREHVCVSEFDGQEVLKVAPEALTLLAQQAFHDAAFMLRPSHQQQVAAILSDPQASENDKYVALQFLRNSEIAAKGVLPTCQDTGTAIIMGKKGQRVWTGGGDEAALSQGVYNTYISDNLRYSQNAALDMYKEVNTGTNLPAQIDLYSVDGDEYKFLCVAKGGGSANKTYLYQETKALITPAKLKNYLVEKMRTLGTAACPPYHIAFVIGGTSAEVTLKTVKLASARYYDGLPTEGNEHGQAFRDVQLEQELIVEAQNLGLGAQFGGKYFAHDIRVIRLPRHGASCPIGMGVSCSADRNIKAKINRDGIWIEKLEHNPAQYIPESLRQQGEGDAVSINLNQPMNEILAQLSAHPVSTRLSLNGTIIVARDIAHAKLKELLDNGEALPQYVKDHPIYYAGPAKTPEGYASGSLGPTTAGRMDSYVDLLQSQGASMVMLAKGNRSQQVTDACHQHGGFYLGSIGGPAAVLAQTSIKSLECVAYPELGMEAIWKIEVENFPAFILVDDKGNDFFQQIQNTQCASCHLR, encoded by the coding sequence ATGTCGAACAAACCGTTTTTCTACCAGAATCCCTTTCCGCTAGCCCACGACGATACTGAATACTACCTGCTGAGTCGTGAACATGTCTGTGTATCCGAGTTCGATGGTCAGGAAGTGTTAAAGGTGGCACCAGAAGCATTAACCCTTCTTGCGCAGCAGGCCTTTCATGATGCCGCCTTTATGCTGCGTCCATCGCACCAGCAACAGGTTGCCGCCATTCTCAGCGACCCACAAGCCAGCGAGAACGATAAATACGTTGCCTTGCAGTTCCTGCGCAACTCTGAAATCGCCGCTAAAGGCGTTCTGCCAACCTGCCAGGATACCGGTACCGCCATCATTATGGGCAAAAAAGGCCAGCGTGTGTGGACCGGCGGTGGTGATGAAGCGGCGCTGTCACAAGGCGTGTACAACACCTATATCTCTGACAACCTGCGCTATTCCCAAAACGCCGCGCTGGATATGTATAAAGAGGTGAATACCGGAACCAATTTGCCTGCACAAATTGACCTGTATAGCGTTGACGGTGATGAGTATAAATTCCTCTGCGTCGCTAAAGGCGGCGGCTCAGCAAACAAAACCTATTTGTATCAGGAAACCAAGGCACTGATTACCCCGGCGAAGTTGAAAAACTATCTGGTTGAAAAGATGCGCACGCTGGGGACTGCGGCCTGCCCGCCGTATCATATTGCCTTTGTCATCGGTGGTACCTCAGCGGAAGTTACGCTGAAAACGGTGAAGCTGGCATCTGCGCGCTACTACGATGGTTTGCCAACCGAAGGCAACGAACATGGCCAGGCATTCCGCGATGTGCAGTTAGAACAGGAATTGATAGTTGAGGCACAAAATCTGGGCCTCGGCGCACAGTTTGGCGGCAAATACTTCGCCCACGATATTCGCGTGATCCGACTGCCGCGCCACGGAGCATCCTGCCCAATCGGCATGGGGGTTTCCTGCTCTGCCGACCGTAATATCAAAGCCAAAATTAACCGTGACGGCATCTGGATTGAGAAGCTTGAACATAATCCAGCGCAATACATCCCGGAATCATTGCGTCAGCAAGGTGAAGGCGATGCGGTCAGCATCAACCTTAATCAGCCGATGAACGAGATCCTGGCGCAGCTGTCTGCGCATCCGGTCTCCACCCGCCTATCGCTGAATGGCACCATTATAGTGGCGCGTGATATTGCTCATGCCAAACTCAAAGAGTTGCTGGATAACGGCGAGGCGCTGCCGCAGTACGTGAAAGATCACCCAATCTATTATGCTGGCCCAGCTAAAACACCTGAAGGGTACGCCTCCGGTTCATTAGGCCCAACGACCGCCGGACGTATGGACTCATACGTCGATTTACTCCAGTCGCAGGGTGCGAGCATGGTGATGCTGGCGAAGGGTAATCGTAGCCAACAGGTCACTGACGCCTGTCATCAACACGGCGGTTTCTACCTCGGTAGCATCGGCGGCCCGGCAGCAGTACTGGCCCAAACTAGCATCAAGAGCCTGGAATGCGTGGCCTATCCTGAGCTGGGTATGGAAGCTATCTGGAAAATTGAAGTCGAAAACTTCCCCGCATTTATCCTGGTAGATGATAAGGGTAATGACTTCTTCCAGCAGATCCAAAATACTCAGTGCGCAAGCTGCCACCTGCGATAA
- a CDS encoding anion permease, whose protein sequence is MNDKSAASHSPIPVSKPKDGKKNRLLMMALPVIVAVLLLFVPVPDGLPPYAWHYFAIFVGVIVGLIFEPLPGAVIGLTGVVAIALCSQWVLFSPEQMAAPKFQLAGASFKWAVSGFGNSTVWLIFGAFMFAAGYDKTRFGRRLALILVKYLGRRSLTLGYAITLADLLLAPFTPSNTARSGGTIYPIIANLPPLYGSKPNDPSARKIGSYLMWVAITAACITSSMFLSALAPNLLALALVKSIVGINISWGTWFIAFLPVGVLLILVMPLLAYWFYPPEVKVNDEVPLWAARELEKLGKLSRNEILLLVFVCCALMMWIFAAAWIEPAMAALLIIGLMLWTGVLEWNDITGNKAAWNTFVWFATLVALADGLSSTGFIGWLGKEGGMLMSGISPGVATIVLLLAFYLLHYLFASTTAHTTALLPAMLTIASTIPGMNMNVFVMLMVTSLGIMGIITPYGTGPSPIYYGSGYLPTKDYWRLGTIFGGIFLAALLFIGYPWMSMMF, encoded by the coding sequence ATGAACGATAAATCTGCGGCATCGCACTCACCGATCCCGGTGAGCAAACCGAAGGATGGCAAGAAAAACCGCCTTCTGATGATGGCACTCCCCGTTATTGTGGCCGTGCTGCTCCTTTTTGTCCCGGTACCTGATGGACTCCCGCCTTACGCATGGCACTATTTCGCTATTTTCGTTGGCGTGATTGTCGGTCTTATCTTCGAGCCGCTGCCGGGTGCCGTTATCGGCCTGACTGGTGTGGTGGCTATCGCCCTGTGCAGTCAATGGGTTCTGTTTAGCCCTGAACAGATGGCAGCGCCGAAGTTCCAGCTGGCGGGGGCTTCCTTTAAGTGGGCAGTAAGCGGATTTGGTAACTCCACCGTCTGGCTTATCTTCGGTGCCTTCATGTTCGCCGCCGGTTATGATAAAACACGCTTCGGCCGTCGTCTGGCGCTGATTCTGGTGAAATATCTCGGTCGCCGGAGTCTGACCTTGGGCTATGCCATTACTCTGGCTGACCTGTTGTTGGCCCCCTTCACCCCGTCCAATACCGCACGAAGCGGCGGGACTATCTACCCGATTATTGCCAACCTGCCACCGCTTTATGGCTCAAAACCCAATGATCCAAGCGCCCGTAAAATTGGCTCTTATCTCATGTGGGTAGCCATTACCGCGGCTTGCATCACCAGCTCCATGTTCCTTTCAGCACTCGCACCAAATCTGCTGGCATTGGCACTGGTTAAAAGCATCGTGGGGATTAACATCTCCTGGGGCACCTGGTTTATCGCTTTCCTGCCGGTGGGTGTACTGCTGATCCTCGTCATGCCGCTACTGGCTTACTGGTTCTACCCGCCGGAAGTAAAAGTGAATGATGAAGTCCCGCTGTGGGCCGCACGTGAGCTGGAGAAACTGGGCAAGCTGTCGCGTAACGAAATCCTGCTGTTGGTCTTTGTATGCTGCGCGCTGATGATGTGGATCTTCGCTGCCGCCTGGATTGAACCGGCAATGGCTGCCCTATTGATCATTGGCCTGATGCTGTGGACCGGCGTGCTGGAATGGAACGATATCACCGGTAATAAAGCCGCATGGAACACCTTCGTGTGGTTCGCGACGCTGGTCGCTCTGGCTGATGGCCTCTCTTCAACCGGCTTTATCGGCTGGCTGGGTAAAGAAGGCGGAATGCTGATGAGCGGAATTTCCCCGGGTGTCGCCACTATCGTGCTGCTGCTGGCGTTCTATCTGCTTCACTATCTCTTTGCCAGCACCACCGCACACACCACCGCCCTGCTGCCCGCGATGCTAACCATTGCATCGACTATTCCGGGTATGAACATGAATGTGTTCGTGATGCTGATGGTGACCTCACTGGGTATCATGGGGATCATCACCCCTTATGGCACCGGCCCAAGCCCGATTTACTACGGTAGCGGCTATCTGCCGACCAAAGATTATTGGCGCCTTGGCACCATCTTTGGCGGTATCTTCCTGGCCGCTCTGCTGTTCATTGGCTACCCGTGGATGTCTATGATGTTCTGA